From the genome of Planctomycetota bacterium:
CGTCGTCGGCCGTGTGAGGCGGGTGGGTGTGGAGGATGCGGAGGCCGCTCTCTTTGCGGTCGGAGTGCGCTCCGCCGCGGAACCGGCTGCTGTCGAAGACAACTGTTGCGGGCTCGCCTGTGGTGCTGTGGTGGCGGATCAGGCTGCCCACCAGTTGCTCCTGAGCGGCTTCCAGGACCTCGGGGTTTGGGGCTTTGCCGCCGAGCATGGCGAAGAGCACGTTGTAGCCGTCGAGGATCAGCATGAGACACCAGGGCGTTTCAGGCTCGGAACTTCACGGCTCCGCCCACGAGGGTGGCGGCGGCGCGGCCGCGCACCTTCCAGCCGTGGAAGGGGCAGTTGCGGCTCCGGCTGCGGAAGGCCGCGGCGTCAATCGTCCACTCGGCCTCGGGGTCAATCAGCGTGATGTCCGCGGGCCGGCCGGCCGCGAGCGTGCCTGTCTCAAGGCCGAGGATGCGCGCGGGGTTGCACGTGAGGGCGGCGAGGGCCTGCGGCCAAGTGAGGATGCCGGGCTCGATGAGCCGGGTGACGAGGACGGGCAGCAGGGTTTCGAGGCCGATGACGCCGAAGGGCGCGGCCTTGAACTCCACAGCTTTCTTCTCGGCGGCGTGGGGCGCGTGGTCGGAGACCAGGCAGTCGAGCGTGCCATCGGCGAGGGCGGCGCGCAGGGCGGCCACGTCGGCGTCGCTGCGCAACGGCGGGTTCATCTTGAGGTGGGTGTCGAAGCTCTGCACCGCCTCGTCGGTGAGCACGAGATGGTGGATGGCCACGTCGGCGGTGACGGGCACGCCGCGCGCCTTGGCGTCGCGGATGAGGCGCACGGTGCCCGCCGTGCTGGCATGGGTGACGTGGAGGCGCGCTCCGGCCGTAGCCTCGGCGAGGATCAGGTCGCGGGCGACCATGACCTCTTCGGCGGCGGCGGGGATGCCGCCGAGGCCGAGCTTGACCGACCAGAGGCCCGCGTGCATCACGCCGCCGGCGAGGGCCTTGTCCTCGCAGTGCGCGATGAGGGGCTTGCCGAGCATGGCGGCGTATTGGAGCGCGGTGCGCATCAGGCGCGGGTTCTGCACGCCGTCGCCGTCGTCGGAGAAGGCGACGGCGCCGGCGCGGGCCATCTGGCCCATTTCGGCGAGGCGTTCGCCCTTGCGGCCGGCGCTGATGGCGCCCACGACGAGCACGCGCGCCAGGCCCGCCGCCTCGGCCTGCCGGAGCTGGAAGGCCACGGAGGGCTCGTCGTCCACGGGCGGGTCGGTGTTGGGCATGACGGCCACGGTGGTGAAGCCGCCGGCGACGGCGGCCGCGGCGCCGCTGGCAATGGTCTCTTCGCGCTCGTTGCCCGGTTCGCGGAAGTGCACGTGCAGGTCGATCAGGCCGGGGGCGACAATCAGGCCGCGGGCGTCCAGCGTCCTCGCCCTCTTCGTCACGCGGCCGACCGCGGCGATGCGGCCTTTCTCGATCAGCACGTCGGCCCTCTGGTCGAGGCCCTGCGCCGGGTCAATCACCCGTCCGCCCCTGATCACCAACTCAGCCACGGCGAATCCCCTTCACTGCAAGCACCCTGGCGTCGGGACTCGTGCGCGCACGTCTGGGGGATGAATGGAGGGATGGATGGGTGGATGGGTGTCAGACAGTCATCCATTCATCCAACCATCCAATCATCCCCTTGGGTTGCAGCGCAAGGCCCGATGCCACCTACGCCGCACCGGATTCACCTCCCCCCTGCGACCAGCGCCAGCACGGCCATGCGCACGGCCACGCCGTTGGTCACTTGTTCGAGAATCACCGAGCGGCAGCCGTCGGCCACATCGGGCGTGATTTCGACGCCGCGGTTGATCGGGCCGGGGTGCAGCACCAGGACGTCGGGCTTCGCACGCTTGAGCCGATCGGCATCGAGGCCGAAGAGGCGCGAGTACTCGCGAATGGAGGGGAAGGGCTGCTCCTCGAGCCGCTCGGTCTGGATGCGGAGCATGTTGATCACGTCCACGTGCGGTAGCACGTCGTCGAGGCTGTGCGCCACCTGGGCGCCGAGTTTCCGGAAGGCGCCGGGCACGAGGGTAGGGGGCCCGACGACGGTGACCTCGGCCCCGAGTTTGCGCAGGCCGTAGAGGTTCGAGCGAGCGACGCGGCTGTGGGCGATGTCGCCCACGATGGCCACGTGGAGGCCGGCGATGCGGCCGCGGCGCTGGCGGATGGTGAGGATGTCGAGGAGGCCCTGGGTGGGGTGCTCGCGCTGGCCGTCGCCGGCGTTGATGATCGAGGCGCGGATGCTGCGGGCGAGGAGTTGCGGCGCGCCCGAGGCGCCGTGGCGCATCACGGCGATGTCAATGCCGCCCATCGCCTCGATGTTGCGGGCCGTGTCCACCAGCGTCTCGCCCTTCGAGGTGCT
Proteins encoded in this window:
- a CDS encoding dihydroorotase — encoded protein: MAELVIRGGRVIDPAQGLDQRADVLIEKGRIAAVGRVTKRARTLDARGLIVAPGLIDLHVHFREPGNEREETIASGAAAAVAGGFTTVAVMPNTDPPVDDEPSVAFQLRQAEAAGLARVLVVGAISAGRKGERLAEMGQMARAGAVAFSDDGDGVQNPRLMRTALQYAAMLGKPLIAHCEDKALAGGVMHAGLWSVKLGLGGIPAAAEEVMVARDLILAEATAGARLHVTHASTAGTVRLIRDAKARGVPVTADVAIHHLVLTDEAVQSFDTHLKMNPPLRSDADVAALRAALADGTLDCLVSDHAPHAAEKKAVEFKAAPFGVIGLETLLPVLVTRLIEPGILTWPQALAALTCNPARILGLETGTLAAGRPADITLIDPEAEWTIDAAAFRSRSRNCPFHGWKVRGRAAATLVGGAVKFRA
- a CDS encoding aspartate carbamoyltransferase catalytic subunit, whose amino-acid sequence is MDWTHKHLLGLEDYSAAEITRVLDLADDFRPLVARNDAPRDDLRGKAVINLFFEPSTRTRTSFELAERRLGATVLNFDVAVSSTSKGETLVDTARNIEAMGGIDIAVMRHGASGAPQLLARSIRASIINAGDGQREHPTQGLLDILTIRQRRGRIAGLHVAIVGDIAHSRVARSNLYGLRKLGAEVTVVGPPTLVPGAFRKLGAQVAHSLDDVLPHVDVINMLRIQTERLEEQPFPSIREYSRLFGLDADRLKRAKPDVLVLHPGPINRGVEITPDVADGCRSVILEQVTNGVAVRMAVLALVAGGR